agcaaattcgtggactttttccagtttttctcttaagctttctaggtacgtcagggatgaaggttcttcttcacaggtaggcaattttccgaaaataagatcttgaggaagcttcatttctcttccggtgatcatcattgatggagaataaccggttgcttcatgttcagaacttctgtaggctaacaggaatagaggtattagggtatcgcaatctttttgattatcagcaacaaacattgagaggtattgacaaatagttctattatgtctttcgatcattccgtctgattgtgggtggagaggcgtagttcgagttttcttaatacccaagattttcattaattcttgccataattcggattcaaaatttcgtccctgatcagaatgcaactctaaaggaactccatgtcttgatacgacgtgtgttatgaatgcttctgctacagtcgtcgcttcttgattaggaagaggtgcaatttcaggccattttgaaaaataatccattgcaaccattaagtacttgttacctctctctgtcgttggaagtggaccgagaatatcaactgcaagtcgttcaaaaggctctccggaaagatattgtgccattttaccacgacttcttgttctagggccttttctaccgttacataagtcgcatttcttacaccattcttctacatctcggcgacaattgatccaataaaatctgtctcgaaccctggccagtgttctttttaccccaaaatgtcctccagacaggctgctatgaagttcttccaacacacttttaatgtgtgattttggcagtaccacctgttgaactatacgtactccatcggaactttcccacttccgatataacaaaccattcgaaagatgcaaggattcccattgagcccagtacgcctttatagttcgactgtatttagatatttcctgccaaagaggtcttactccatttttaagcCAATCTCGTATAACTCTTAAGTCGTTATCTTTCTTTTGACTCTTCTTAATGTTTTCCAGAGAAATCTGGTCATTATCTTCTTGCTGTTCAACTGTGGTCATCCGCAGACTAACTTCTTCGGTTACATTCTCTTTTTGTGCTAGCTGACGTTGGTTTTGAACTTGTAATTCATTTAATGCATTTTGGTATTCTTGCAATTGTTTATTTAACACATTCTTCTCTTTCATCAGTTTTTGACATTTGTTTTCCAGATTGGACTGTGtagtttttgcattattttgaattACCTTACACTCTTCTTGCAATATTGTCACCTGTTCTCTTAatctttctattttatttttactaatcGCTAGTTGTTCCTTCAAATGGCTAACTTCAAATTCCAGTGTATTTTCTTCCTTTCTATGGTCAGTTGTGGGAAATCTGTTTCTTAGTGACCATCTACCATCATTTCTAGTGAGACTTTGCGACAGGCTTCTGGATGTCGAACTAGGCGACCTTCTGATCTCATTCTTGTATTCTTCTTTTCGTGCTTGGGATCGGCTTCTGCAATTGGATTTTAGATGTCCCATTCTTCCGCAGTTAAAACATCTTCTGTTTTCATTTCGAGGTTTTTGTTGGATATTTTGTAGTAAGCTTAATATCTGGGATAAAACTAGTTGTTCATTATCTGTGGTAGTGACTTGCTTATTTTCTgtaaatcttatttcttttaattgtggaagagatCTAGAAATATTTTTCGCCGCTTCGTACTCCTGAGCTGAGATTAGTGCTTTATCTAGCGTTTTGTGGTGTTGTAATCGcagagcctgttgcatttcgATATCATGCAGTCCATCTATGAAAGCCTGTATACCGATTTGTTCCAGAAAATCTCTTGGTGCCTGAGGATATGCCAAATGTAATAATCTTTTAATAtcggcttcaaattcttgcaggctCTCATTATGTTTTTGATATCGAACTTTCAGCTGACTTTGAAAAACCTGCTTCAGATGTTGCTGGCCATACCTTGTCTCTAAAGCTTGAACAAGTGAGTCATAACTAGGTGAATCCTGAGGAAGAAATTGAAGGACGGTTGCTGCCTGACCTCGAAGCGACACCACCAAGGAAGCTGCCATTTCTCTTTCAGTCCAGCCATTTGCTTTAGCTGCAGCTTCAAATTGGAAACGATACGTTTCCCATGCTGTTTGGCCGTCGAAGGTGGGTGGTTTCAAAATTTTGCTCGTTCTGACGGTACCTGGATACACTATCGAAGATGAAGGGGCTGTTTGTTCAGAGTCGATATTAGTTACTGAAATATGTGATAATGAAGCTTGGGTATTAATTTTGGTTTGTAACTCAACTATTTGTCTTTCTAAATTAGATTTCAAATCGTTTTGTTGTTGCTCTAAATTAACTAAAGAATTTTGTTGCTGCTGTATTTTATTGACTAAAGACTTTTGTTTTTCATCTAATGTGTCTATTCTATTATTAAGTTGGCTTACctctaattgaaaattttcatGAATTTGGGTTAAACTATTTATCATTTCTACCTCTGCTTTTCTACGCCTCTCCTCCTCTTCTTGTCTAAGCTTCTCCTTCGCCTCCCTACGCTTCTCCTTGTCCTCTTTCTCTTCTTGTCTACGCTTCTCTTCCTCTATATtttcttcttgcctacgtttctcttcatctGCTTTCATTTGTAAAAACCATTCTGGGGGTCCGGACTTATCCATTTCTTTCTTAAATTCTATTGATCTCGTATTAACCATTCAAAATGTAGTTATGTCTTCAATCCCACCGCTGTCACCAatgttacaacttctttaaaatactttattttacttcaattacaatacaaactcaatgacaactatcaactttaaatactcaattacaactgaactatagaatgtcaaacacataatgtttatatagttttctgacgttctagatgtcaccagacatttctgggttattccatgacatccagaatattctcgtacgtgactacttcttctttcacgtcgagggactctttctatgtaggaacaatctacggaactgtcataacaatattaatcttacataatgtcaaagattaccactgttgccaaagtttcgcagaccttacgaaaaaaggtatgatactatctcccgaagttgctacctgttgatcgctactgtttgctcttaatagactccgaaataatgtcattatttgtcaaataataaacCAATCggacattaataatattaattaaaagtaaatataccttctACATTGTATTGTATCTATTGAGGGAATTATTTATATTAGGCGAGGTGTTAACTCTGGAAGGATTATCTATACAAACCTCCACATACATTATAAAGAAGTTATAATTCTTAATGAAATGAAATATTATATTGTGCATCAATTGAAGTTGATTATTTAGTACGTCGTGCGTTCGCGGAtacctgtcggcgactagtcTGATAAATTGTCAGAAAATCGCATAAATTCTCAGAGAAtcgtatcatcatcattctctttgccttatccctatgcggggtcggcttccctaattgcatttctccacacaattctatcttgggtcatatcaatgttaatctcttttaccaacatgtcctgccttatggtctccccccaggtcttctttggtcttcctctcctagtccttccaggaatctgcacttcagttattcttcgtattgggtgattaacgtctcgacgttgaacatgaccaaaccatcttaacctatgttctttcattttggcatcaattggtgccacacctagacttcccctaacatactcatttctaattttatctttctttgtcactccactcatccatctaagcattctcatttccgccacatgcattcgttgttcctctttctttttcactgcccaacattcagttccgtgcatcatatccggtcttatggctgttttatagaattttcccttcagcttcattggaatttttctgtcacaccactcgcttctttccacttcatccatccagccctaattctactgcattcatctatatctatttctccattactctgtaataccgatcctaggtacttaaaactattacttttcacaatcatttcaacatccaaaaataccattttatttgtagtaaatctatctttaaatgaacattccaaatactctgtttttgtcctactaagttttaaacctttttcctccagagcttgtctccactgttccagtttttgttctaaatctctttcactatttcctattaacactacatcatcagcataccttaggcaccatggaatactaccctgtagtttcgctgttatctggtccaaaactaatgagaataaataaggactaagcaccgagccttggtgcaatcctactttcacatgaaatttatcagtctctcccacacctgtcctaacactagttgttactccctcatacatatctctaacaatctttacatattcgccagggattCCTTGCTTAttaagtgcccaccacagaacctCTCGAGGAACTcaatcatatgctttctcaagatcaatgaataccatatgaacgttggtctctttattcctgtatttttccatcagttgccttacaatgaaaattgcatctgttgttgatctgctctgcataaagccaaattgattataggatatttcggtttcttcacgtatccgtctatcaattactctctcccatattttcatggtgtggctaagtagttttatagccctgtagtttgtgcattgttgtatgtctcccttgtttttgtagacaggtacttaatttactgcttctccattcgtctggcatttgtccaacttccataattttattaaatagacctgctagccaacttgttcctgtctctcccaatgctctccatacttccccaggaatatcatctggtccgactgcttttcatttctttattttttgaagcgcttgagccacttcctcgtttgttattctggtaaccattgctgttactgtttccgttaactccacaggctgtctgtcaaattcttcatttaatagactgtcaaaataatttctcaatctctttttgacatccttttcgtgaattagtattttattattttcatgtcGGATACATCCAATCTGATTAAAacctcttgctttctttgctctctgtttggctattttatatatctttgcttcgccttccctggtatcaagttgatcgtataggtttgaatacgcttctgctttagcttttgctacttccactttcgcttcctttttggcgaccatatagttttgaagatctatgcccgatctggtttcttgccactttttatataattttccctactcttttatttttccttgtacttcatttgaccaccaccaagtctctttatcctcaaacttctctcctgacgttttcccaagtatttcaatagccgtctctctaataatattggccatttttctccaaattgtattagggcttcctttcatgttccaatatattttttttactattctttccctgaatagaccttccttctcatcttttagcatccaccatttgattttttgtggtcctctccgatatttttgtttagtttcactttttacttcgatgtccagaacaagcagcttatgttgttggcttactatctcactattaccttgcagtccttgcattcacgtatgtcttctttccttatcataaagatgatgttgtccacttttgtaggtaataagttgagtttctctctttttaaagaatgtgttaacagtcgtcatatccaatgctgttgctaattctagcatgtcatctccagcttcatttctagttccaaaacCTAATCCCCCATgcattgtttcatatcctgtcttggcttggcccacatgtgcattgaaatcacctcctattataactttctcctctacTGGAATATCATTCAGTACGTCTattaattggtcatagaaagctcttctttcattctcacccagacctgtttgagaagcatacacacacaacattcaatacctctttatcaattacaaatttcactgtcatcattctatcactcgttcttacaacttctactacgttatctttgaTTTCACTAttagcaattataccaactccatttctggtgttactactccctacataccacaatttatatccatcacctagttctttcgccctttgtcctttccacctagtttcttgaatacaagcaatttgaactcttcttcgtttaaGCGCATCCAcaaactccagactcttacctgtaagactaccaagattccaagactctatcctgatttttctaacctgtaatggtgttccccctgagatagccctcacccggagatccgaacggaggcttattttacttccggaacattttacctcaggaaatgccatcatttcagtatgtcTTTATTGcatttggagaaggtcttttcattattatggcctgaaaagatttttggatatttgatgcctgaatgccttttctatcagcaccatatcctgccctgcacgtttaggcAATACACctccaatgcaaccaaagtgcaatATTACCCCACACCctcctgcatttttctgtataggccaggatccctactgtacagactgccctataagccaatgtattgttgcccgtatcccgccactaggaggcacgtactttattcgggatactcTCAGAGAATCGTATGAACGCTTTAAAATAAAAGGTATACTATGGTAATTAATAGGTAATAGGTAAAaggtaatttaataattagttattaattataatattaattaaaagtaaatatacgttgtatatttatctattaacggtattatttatattggGTGAGGTTAGGTGTTGCCAACGGTaaattctcagtagtaattgcacaagagctctaaaattattgaatttttcccgagtgacactttgacagttttaatttcacgagccaaaggcgcgtgaaattatatcaaagtgtcacgagggcaaaaattctatattaattttagagatcgagtgcaatttgttgcgattatttcatgaataaaactgttctacaccaaaattttattgtaatttatttatataagtacaaattagtacaattaaacacacagttgttatattaatttgacggttgaaagtcatcacttttacaatttttaaaacattaattgtcattaatgtcactgaatgtattttttcgtagcaacgaagggcatctgacgtaatatacttgacgacgggaaattatcaaaaattatcgatttaatttagatttatgtagctttctattggtcagaatctcctatgaatgaaataatccagggtatccgcgaacgcacttattaaTAACTACATATTATACGAAATAtcttaatgtttttaaaattgtatAGTAAGATCGTGAGACGTTGTTCTATctatagggtggaaggcacttatggaatagtGTAATGTAAACTATTCATTGTACATTCTAAATAGtgcagtcaatgaggttatttcgctccgaattccatcctactccatcaatttacttgatattttcacggtaagtagggaatagcttaaTACACTAAGTCTACTCCATATCCTATgccgcttttatcttggggggtggTTCCACCCCTTCTAGGAGGTGAAAAATtgtttggttaaaataaccacggaagtggatGGAGAACCTAATTCTATGCAATAACTGTTTTTTCTTTGCTTTTTTAATTactcgtggttgaaaatttgccattttcattgaaaaatgacaccttctcggacggttttttgcgaataccctaAAAAGTGAGGAGGGTCTATGCAAAACCACACGTGTCCGTTAAAAGTAGTTTTGAGTTATTACACAAAAACTGTTTACATAGTAGCAATTGATATTTCATTTACTGAAAGTTTCAGTAGAAACACCTTAAGGGGCATTTAttcataaaacattttaaaacatttaatttttttgaaaataactgaaaaaataccATATATATTTTGGACATGTTCAATTTTGCTCGAACTCTATGGACATGTGTAGTTTTGGCCGGACCGACTAATGGACAAGTGATACTTTgaacaaaaatttattaacaaaaatactaTTTCTGTTAAATAACAAAAGAACATAATTATGCAGAGAGTCCCTTAGACTAAACAAGACAAAAGCAATAATTTACACATGTAACTTTCCACAATCAGTTTCCAAACATTCACATATCTCCTCTTCGTCGATGTCGATTTTTGTTGATTCTTCATCATTTTCTCTTTGGGGAGAATTACcataaataatgtttttaaaaaatgcaaGCTCCAGTAGTTCTTcccatttaattttcttttcgTCGTTATTGAATTGTTTTTCCATCAACTGCTGTATGTTTTGTTTCTTCTCTTTAGTAATTTCATTTCCAAGGGGTTGCTGTTtcagtttgaattttttttcagcTTTGCCTCTTTTAACCATGGAAAGATATGGATTCAATTCGATTTCGTATCTATAAAATTCAGTTCCCCTGTTCTTGATAGTTATAGCGTTgttttttgtcttaaatttttttaGTTCTATGCGTTTAAAGTTTTTTATGCCTGGAATTTTGTTGTAGAGGTCATCCGTaatgttttttatattgtataaaaACCAGTCTTTTCCTAAAACATTAACTCTTCCAACATTACGATAAACTTCATTGTATTCTTCTACACTTGTGATCACATTTTTGCGTTTTAGAAACCTCTCTACTCTGCCAAATGCCCGGTCTGCTGGGAGGAAACTATGCCCTCGTACCGGAAAGtgtattattatattttgaattGACGCAGGAGATTCTAGTAACCAGCAGGCCAAAACATGCATTAcatacaaatttttgttttggccTGCGCAGCCATCACAAAATAATCGTATGGTTTCACAATCTGCTAGATTCAAAGAGCGCAGATGGTATAATAAGGCTGACCCAACCTCAGTTGAACCTCGTTTTGCTTGTGACTCATCCCATGTATAAAATGAAGAATGTCTGCTTTCCATATCTACACAACAAAATGCATAAAAGCTTATTTGCCGGAGATAAAGGCATCTTGGATAGGTGTTTTCGGAAGCGGATGGACCTGTTGCAAATCGAAAGCGAATGAAGTGCTTCTTGGGGGAGACTCTTTTGCTAATTTGTAGAATGCATTTGCGCGTAACTTATGAATTCTTAAGTcggtcattgtttttgttttattctcCCCTGTTTCTTTACTAATGGCATATTTCAAGTTCAGACAAGTACCACATACATCACATGCTGGTGACTTAAAACCAATATTAAAGTTACGATAGAACATATTCTTGAACATTGTAAGACTTACTTTGTATTCATTGCTTTGCGCATTGTTAtacatttgaaaaaattttttgataCTTAAGTTATATGACATATAAATTCGTGAGGATTTCTTACGATTATAATGAGTTTCGTATGCCGGTAATGAAGCTATGAATTCTTTAACTTTGTCTCTTTTCTCAGCGCTTTTGCGTGATACTCTATCCCCACCGCGCTTTTCTTTAGGTATTTGTCCTGATTCTAGGAATTTTGCAACTGTGCGTATTCGACCAGCAGAAATATTGAAAGCAGCCATAAGAAATTTTTTACATACCGGAACAGTCTTATTTTTTGTACggaagtaataaaaaatatgaaagctTTTAGGTTTAGCATTGCTTTTTTGGGTATTAACTCTTTCACGTCGCCTTTGAGGGGGCATACTGACATAAAATGGCACAACTTCTGGTCTTGGTCTATTTTACTGACATAACCCTACAATTTTTCTCTCTGTAGCTTAATCTCTTTTAAGGAAACTGAAGAACAATTTAACTTTTTGCTGTTGTGCATTGTGCATACAAGGacgtttaaattttttcatatggGGATCTACATCCGCATaccttaaaaaaaaagaaacactGATAATCGCTTATCGCTAtgataatagctatttgtataacaagggaagaaagtgctacttttcctcccgagaatga
This genomic window from Diabrotica virgifera virgifera chromosome 1, PGI_DIABVI_V3a contains:
- the LOC126892795 gene encoding uncharacterized protein LOC126892795, which translates into the protein MINSLTQIHENFQLEVSQLNNRIDTLDEKQKSLVNKIQQQQNSLVNLEQQQNDLKSNLERQIVELQTKINTQASLSHISVTNIDSEQTAPSSSIVYPGTVRTSKILKPPTFDGQTAWETYRFQFEAAAKANGWTEREMAASLVVSLRGQAATVLQFLPQDSPSYDSLVQALETRYGQQHLKQVFQSQLKVRYQKHNESLQEFEADIKRLLHLAYPQAPRDFLEQIGIQAFIDGLHDIEMQQALRLQHHKTLDKALISAQEYEAAKNISRSLPQLKEIRFTENKQVTTTDNEQLVLSQILSLLQNIQQKPRNENRRCFNCGRMGHLKSNCRSRSQARKEEYKNEIRRSPSSTSRSLSQSLTRNDGRWSLRNRFPTTDHRKEENTLEFEVSHLKEQLAISKNKIERLREQVTILQEECKVIQNNAKTTQSNLENKCQKLMKEKNVLNKQLQEYQNALNELQVQNQRQLAQKENVTEER